TCAACTACAAGCTGCGCGGCCGGACTTTCATCCGTACGGCGATCCTGCTGCCGTACGCCACCTCCGTCGCCGCCGCGACCCTGGTCTTCGCCCAGCTCTTCGGCCGGGACTTCGGGCTGATCAACTATGTGCTCGGGCTGGTCGGGGTGAGCCCCGTCGACTGGCAGACGGGCACGGTCGCCTCGCAGATCGCCGTCTCCTCCATCGTCGTCTGGCGATGGACGGGCTACAACGCGCTGATCTATCTGGCGGGCATGCAGTCCATCCCCGGCGAGCTGTACGAGGCGGCGGAGATGGACGGGGCGTCCCGCTGGCGGCAGTTCGTCCATGTCACGCTGCCCGGCCTGCGCCCCACGATCGTCTTCACCACCATTGTGTCGACCATCGGCGCGACCCAGCTCTTCGGTGAGCCCCTGCTGTTCGAGGGGTCCATCTCCGGCGGTATCTCGCACCAGTACCAGACCCTCGGCCTCTACATGTACGAGCAGGGCTGGGGCTTCTTCCATCTGGGCCGGGCGGCGGCGATCGCCTGGGTCATGTTCGTCCTGATCGTGCTGCTCGTCGGGGTCAACGCCCTGATCGTGCGCCGCCGTTCACGCAAGGAGGCCGGCCGATGACCGCGCTCGCCGCACCGCCGGCCCCGCCCACCGGTACCGAGGGGACGCCCCCTCGGCCCGAGCGGCGCAAGAGGCGCGCTCCCCGCTCGATGCACGGCGGCATGCTGTCGTACGCCATCCTGGCCGTCGCCCTGCTGATCTCGGCGTTCCCGTTCTACTGGACGATCGTCGCGGCCAGCCGCTCCAACGCCGACCTGGCGAAGGTGCCGCCCACCCTGCTGCCGGGCCCCAACCTGATCGGCAACTTCGAGGCGGTCCTCGAAGAGGCCGACATCGGGAAGGCGTTGCTCAACTCGCTGATCGTGTCGGGCTCGATCACCGTCGGTACGGTGCTGTGCTGCACGCTGGCCGGGTTCGCCTTCGCCAAGCTGCGCTTCCGGGGCCGGGGCGCGCTGCTGGCCCTGACCGTCGGCACGATGATGATCCCGCCGCAGCTGGGCGTGATCCCGCTGTTCATGCTCATCGCCGAACTCCAGTGGGTGAACCAGCTCCAGGCCGTCATCCTGCCCGGACTCGTCTCCGCCTTCGGGGTGTTCTTCATGCGGCAGTACCTCGTGCAGTCGCTGCCCGACGAGTTGATCGAGGCGGCGCGCGTCGACGGCGCGTCCACCGCGCGGATCTTCTGGTCGATCGTGGTGCCGATCGCACGGCCCGGCATGGCGGTCCTCGGCATGCTGACCTTCATGACCGCGTGGAACGATTTCTTCTGGCCGATCATCGCGCTGTCCTCGCAGGAGCCGACGGTCCAGGTCGCGCTGCGCCAGCTCGGCGGCGGCTATGTCCACGACCAGTCGGTGATCATGGCGGGAACGCTGCTCGGCACGCTTCCCGTGCTGCTCGTCTTCGGCCTGCTCGGCCGGCAGATCGTCGGCGGCATCATGCAGGGCGCCGTCAAGGGCTGAGCCAACGAGCCGACGACCCGCCCGCGTCCCGAGCCCCTTCCCGGGCTCCCCACGTCCCCCACGACACCCTCCCCCGGCGCCCGCGCCCCTTCCCCCCACCGCACCGTCCCACTTCCCTGGAGTTCCTTCCATGACCGCTGTCGACGCACGCCCCGAGACCACGACGGAGCGGCGGTTCCCCACCGGCTTCCGCTGGGGGACGGCCACCGCCGCGTACCAGATCGAGGGGGCCGCGTCCGAGGACGGGCGGACCCCGTCCATCTGGGACACCTTCAGCCGTACGCCCGGCAAGGTCCGCAACGGCGACACCGGCGACATCGCCGCCGACCACTACCACCGGATGACCGAAGACGTCGCGCTGATGCGGGAGTTGGGGGTCACGGACTACCGCTTCTCGGTGTCCTGGTCACGCGTCCAGCCGACCGGCCGGGGCCCCGCCGTACAGCGCGGTCTCGACTTCTACCGGGGGCTGGTGGACGAGCTGTTGTCCGCCGGGATCCGGCCGGTCCTCACGCTCTACCACTGGGACCTGCCGCAGGAGTTGGAGGACGCGGGCGGCTGGCCGCACCGCGACACGGCGCAGCGGTTCGCCGAGTACGCGGGGCTCGTCGCCGGTGCGCTCGGCGACCGGGTGCCGACCTGGACGACGCTCAACGAGCCCTGGTGCGCGGCGTTCCTGGGATACGCGGCGGGTGTGCACGCGCCGGGTCACACCCGCCCCGAGGCCGCGCTGCGCGCCGCGCACCATCTCAATCTGGCGCACGGCCTGGCGACCGGTGTCCTGCGCGACGCGCTGCCGGCGAAGGCGGAGGTCTCGCTGACGCTGAATCTGCACGCCGTACGCCCGCTGACGGACTCCCCCGAGGATCTCGACGCCGTGCACCGGATCGACGCGCTCGGCAACCGTGTGTTCCTCGACCCCGTCTTCCACGGCCGGCTGCCGCGCGATCTCGTCGACGACACCGCCGCGCTGACCGACTGGTCCTTCGTGAAGGACGGCGATCTGGCGACGATCTCCGCGCCGGTCGACTCGCTGGGGATCAACTACTACTCCCCCACCGTGGTCGCGAGCGGTACGTCCGATTCCCCGTCGCCGTGGCCCGGTGCCGACGAGCACGTGCGCTTCGTCCCGGCGCCCGGTCCGCGTACGGCGATGGACTGGCCGGTCGACGCCACCGGGCTGTACGACCTGCTCACCGGGTTGCGCGACGAACTCCCCGACGTCCCGCTGATGGTCACCGAGAACGGCGCGGCGTACGACGACTACGCCGATCCGTCCGGCGCGGTCCACGACCCCGAGCGGGTCGCGTATCTGCGCGCCCATCTCGAAGCCGTCCACCGGGCCATCGAGGACGGCGCCGACGTGCGCGGCTACTTCCTCTGGTCACTGCTGGACAACTTCGAGTGGGCGTACGGCTACGGCAAGCGGTTC
This window of the Streptomyces niveus genome carries:
- a CDS encoding carbohydrate ABC transporter permease, translated to MTLTATAKAAPPPVPGPVTDGSSAVRRTWRRLSPYAYIAPFFTLFAAFGLFPLIYTAFVSLYRVELQTPGDMEWRGLGNYTALFTDEFFWTSLRNTFTIGVLSTVPQLAMALGLAHLLNYKLRGRTFIRTAILLPYATSVAAATLVFAQLFGRDFGLINYVLGLVGVSPVDWQTGTVASQIAVSSIVVWRWTGYNALIYLAGMQSIPGELYEAAEMDGASRWRQFVHVTLPGLRPTIVFTTIVSTIGATQLFGEPLLFEGSISGGISHQYQTLGLYMYEQGWGFFHLGRAAAIAWVMFVLIVLLVGVNALIVRRRSRKEAGR
- a CDS encoding carbohydrate ABC transporter permease; the encoded protein is MTALAAPPAPPTGTEGTPPRPERRKRRAPRSMHGGMLSYAILAVALLISAFPFYWTIVAASRSNADLAKVPPTLLPGPNLIGNFEAVLEEADIGKALLNSLIVSGSITVGTVLCCTLAGFAFAKLRFRGRGALLALTVGTMMIPPQLGVIPLFMLIAELQWVNQLQAVILPGLVSAFGVFFMRQYLVQSLPDELIEAARVDGASTARIFWSIVVPIARPGMAVLGMLTFMTAWNDFFWPIIALSSQEPTVQVALRQLGGGYVHDQSVIMAGTLLGTLPVLLVFGLLGRQIVGGIMQGAVKG
- a CDS encoding GH1 family beta-glucosidase gives rise to the protein MTAVDARPETTTERRFPTGFRWGTATAAYQIEGAASEDGRTPSIWDTFSRTPGKVRNGDTGDIAADHYHRMTEDVALMRELGVTDYRFSVSWSRVQPTGRGPAVQRGLDFYRGLVDELLSAGIRPVLTLYHWDLPQELEDAGGWPHRDTAQRFAEYAGLVAGALGDRVPTWTTLNEPWCAAFLGYAAGVHAPGHTRPEAALRAAHHLNLAHGLATGVLRDALPAKAEVSLTLNLHAVRPLTDSPEDLDAVHRIDALGNRVFLDPVFHGRLPRDLVDDTAALTDWSFVKDGDLATISAPVDSLGINYYSPTVVASGTSDSPSPWPGADEHVRFVPAPGPRTAMDWPVDATGLYDLLTGLRDELPDVPLMVTENGAAYDDYADPSGAVHDPERVAYLRAHLEAVHRAIEDGADVRGYFLWSLLDNFEWAYGYGKRFGAVHVDFATQRRTPKDSARWYARVIGRGGLD